One Solanum pennellii chromosome 9, SPENNV200 DNA segment encodes these proteins:
- the LOC107031794 gene encoding probable glutathione S-transferase: MVDVKLLGLWYSPASHKVEWALKLKGVKYEFIEENLQNKSPLLLESNPIHKKIPILIHNGKPICESMIILEYIDEIFEGPFILPKDPYDRALARFWAKFLDDKVGAVVNTFFHKGEEQEKSKEEVYEMLKILDNELKGKKFFVGDKFGYADMAANFVGYWLGVFQEASGVVLVTSEKFSNFCAWRDEYINCSQVKEYLPPRNDLLAFVEARSQASASKA; this comes from the exons ATGGTAGATGTGAAGTTGCTAGGTCTATGGTATAGTCCTGCTAGTCATAAAGTTGAGTGGGCTCTCAAATTAAAGGGAgtgaaatatgaatttatagaaGAAAATCTTCAAAACAAGAGCCCTCTACTTCTAGAATCAAATCCTATTCACAAGAAGATTCCTATTCTCATTCACAATGGTAAGCCCATTTGTGAGTCTATGATCATTCTTGAATACATCGACGAGATATTTGAAGGTCCTTTCATTTTACCTAAAGACCCTTATGATCGAGCTTTAGCTCGTTTTTGGGCTAAGTTTCTTGATGATAAG GTGGGAGCAGTGGTGAATACTTTTTTCCATAAAGGAGAGGAGCAAGAGAAAAGTAAAGAGGAAGTTTATGAGATGTTGAAAATTCTTGATAATGAGCTAAAGGGTAAAAAGTTCTTTGTGGGTGACAAATTTGGATATGCTGATATGGCTGCGAATTTTGTTGGATATTGGCTAGGAGTTTTTCAAGAAGCCTCTGGAGTTGTATTAGTAACGAgtgaaaaattttcaaatttttgtgcTTGGAGAGACGAATATATTAATTGCAGTCAAGTCAAGGAATATCTACCTCCAAGAAATGATTTGCTTGCTTTTGTCGAAGCTCGGTCTCAAGCTTCTGCTTCTAAAGCATAA
- the LOC107031792 gene encoding probable glutathione S-transferase — protein MADVKLLGLWYSFFSHRVEWALKIKRVKYELIEEDLQNKSPLLLQSNPIHKKIPVLIHNGKSICESMIILEYIDETFEGPSILPKDPYDRALARFWAKFLDDKVGAVVSTFIHKGEEQEKGKEEACEMLKVLDNELKEKKFFVGDKFGFADIAANLVGYWLGIFQEASGVELVTSEKYPNFCAWRDEYINCSQVKEYLPPRNDELLAFFQGCARAHAAASASTKK, from the exons ATGGCAGATGTTAAGTTGCTTGGTCTATGGTATAGCTTTTTTAGTCATAGAGTTGAATGGGCTCTAAAGATTAAGAGAGTCAAATATGAATTAATAGAAGAAGATCTACAAAATAAGAGCCCTTTACTTCTTCAATCAAATCCAATTCACAAGAAAATCCCAGTGCTAATTCACAATGGCAAGTCCATTTGTGAGTCTATGATCATTCTCGAATACATCGATGAGACATTTGAAGGCCCTTCCATCTTGCCTAAAGATCCTTACGATCGTGCTTTAGCTCGTTTTTGGGCTAAGTTCCTTGATGATAAG GTGGGAGCGGTGGTAAGTACTTTCATACATAAAGGAGAGGAACAAGAGAAAGGTAAAGAGGAAGCTTGTGAGATGTTGAAAGTTCTTGATAATGAGCTCAAAGAGAAGAAGTTTTTTGTGGGTGACAAATTTGGATTTGCTGATATTGCTGCTAATTTGGTGGGATATTGGCTAGGAATTTTTCAAGAAGCCTCTGGAGTTGAACTAGTAACAAGTGAAAAATATCCAAATTTTTGTGCTTGGAGagatgaatatatcaattgCAGTCAAGTTAAGGAATATCTACCTCCGAGAAATGATGAGTTGCTTGCTTTTTTCCAAGGTTGCGCTCGCGCTCATGCTGCGGCGTCTGCTtctactaaaaaataa